In Littorina saxatilis isolate snail1 linkage group LG8, US_GU_Lsax_2.0, whole genome shotgun sequence, a single genomic region encodes these proteins:
- the LOC138974850 gene encoding gastrula zinc finger protein XlCGF52.1-like, with protein sequence MHWEHEHDFDINHKEKCCKIPMTGMLQEVYQRGSCPAYRCRECGSQLGRGQAKAGRHLCVTPQGTASCVTLCPQGRRLNKSHMRFYLDPEAQGYVCTLCDTEFLSSRPYHKHMRHIHGQETGSQFPCPTCDRFFETALKLWRHKVAVHQAKTLVCDVCGKTCDNQLSFTDHKRQHRLGKYQCEHCPKTFARKHTWVYHTRRHTGHSLHKCQHCGKALMGNYNLRIHERIHTGEKPYKCDQCFAAFAQKNSLNWHMKKHSLAFN encoded by the exons AGAAGTGTTGCAAGATTCCCATGACAGGCATGTTGCAAGAGGTGTATCAACGT GGCAGCTGCCCAGCTTACAGGTGCAGAGAATGCGGCTCACAGCTGGGTCGCGGGCAGGCCAAGGCTGGCAGACACCTGTGTGTCACCCCTCAGGGCACAGCTTCCTGCGTCACCCTCTGCCCACAAGGCCGCAGGCTGAACAAAAGCCACATGAGGTTTTACTTGGACCCTGAGGCCCAGGGATATGTCTGCACGCTGTGTGACACAGAGTTCCTGTCAAGCCGGCCGTACCACAAACACATGCGTCATATCCACGGGCAGGAGACGGGCTCCCAGTTCCCGTGCCCAACCTGCGACCGCTTCTTTGAAACCGCGCTGAAACTGTGGCGCCACAAGGTGGCCGTGCACCAAGCCAAAACACTGGTGTGCGACGTCTGTGGGAAAACGTGCGACAACCAGCTGAGTTTCACGGATCACAAGAGGCAGCACAGGCTGGGGAAGTACCAGTGCGAGCACTGCCCCAAGACCTTCGCTCGCAAGCACACGTGGGTGTACCACACCCGGAGACACACGGGCCACAGTCTCCACAAGTGTCAGCACTGTGGCAAGGCCTTGATGGGCAACTACAACCTGCGCATTCATGAGAGAATACACACCGGAGAGAAACCATACAAGTGTGATCAGTGCTTTGCTGCCTTTGCCCAGAAGAACAGCCTTAACTGGCACATGAAGAAACACTCCTTAGCTTTCAATTGA